The stretch of DNA GAAATTTCCACCCACAGCACAAGAGCTAGCTGGATATGAAGTAAGTCCGTAGTCAGCCGACTCCACGTTATAAAAGTCCAAATTTGCACTTCGTGAGATGATATATTCAAAGCCTTTTTGATTTAGCTCGATCAAAATTTCAAGCTCCGTATCTCTTTTGCAGACTATGCTTTCAAAAAAGTGAGAGAAGAAAGAAATTTTGGTATTTTCCTTTTGCATTGAGTGATTTAGCATGAGCTCCATGTTGCTAAAAATTTTAAAGATTGTTTGATTTGTCTCAAATTTACCAAATCTAGCATAATAATTTTGCAAATTTGCGTCATTTAGTACGATGTTTTTGGTGCAGTTTTTAGTGATCTGCTCGTAAATAAGACCAAAAAGCTCAATAGAGGCATTTTGATTATCCATCACTCTATTTTCGTGATTTGTGACTACTACAAAGCCATCTTTTATCTCGTATTTTTCATTTTTATAATAAAAGCTAACATTTGCCACCTCTTGCTCAAAGCGCTTTTTATAAGCAAAAGAGAGATAGTTTAAAACGCCCATTTTATCGATAATAGCCGAGCTTCTTACGCCACCATCTAGCTCGTGCTGCATGAAGTATCTTATGAAGCTACCTTGCTCTATATCAAAGCTATTTAAATACTCGATCTTATCAAGATAGATGCAGCGGTAAAGCTTTACAAATTCTGGATTTAGCCTAACATTTATCTCATCTTGTAGCTCGCCATATTTGTCGGTTTGCTCTGCATCTATAAATTCGATTATATTCATCTGCTTTTCGATCTTGTCTTTAACAAAGATCGAAATTTTCACGTCCTGCATCTCATAAAAGCACTTTATCGTATCGGTGGCACTTTTTGTGATATCTGTTTTAAATTTCTTAGCAAGCTCTGCTTTTTTAAGGGTGAGTGAAAAGTCGCCATTTTTTAGTTTATTTTGTGAGTACAAAAGATAGAGTAGCTGCTCATAGACCATGAGATGTGAGTAGGTTAAAAATGTATTATCCACCACGATGACGTAGTAGCAACGCGTTATAGAGTACCTTTTATTATTTTGCAAAAATTCATCATAAATTTTTAATTTGCTTGGGGATTTACATACCTTAAAAACATCATATGATTCTAAAAATATATTTTCCATTACTGCCCCTTTTTACCTTTGCAAAAATATTACATAACTATTCTTTAAGCTAATTTGAATTTACAAACTAACTAATAAAAATAATTCTATAAAAATTAATATTAATTTAATTAAATATAGATTAATTATATAAAATATTTTTGTATAAATCTATTTTTATTTACAAATTTTTATTTTATAAAGTAGAAATTAGCTATAAAAATATATTTTTTAAACTAAATTTAATAAATATAGTTATATTATTTTTCTCAGATAAGCATGCTTAGATTTTAAAATTTACAAATTGGGAGCTCAAAATGGAATTTCTAATTTTGACGCTATTTCTGATCAGTGGTCTTATCTTATATATAAAGCCGCAGATGAAAAAAATAGCAACGTCCTGCTTGGCTTTGGGGTGCGTAATACTGGTTGCACTAGAGTTTTACGTAAATTTATGGGTAGTCTTGCCAATAGGCAACTTTTAGGAGGGCAAGATGCAAACGAAACAAAATGAAATCCCAGCAAACGAACAAGGCTTTTTCAACCTTATGTCACTAGCCATCACCGCTCTTGTGGCACTTCCAGTTGGTATCGCCTGCTTGGTGCTTGGCTTTGGACTAGGTGATAACCCTTGCATAATGTGCTGGGCCGAGAGGATCACGATGATAGCTATCAGCCTAATAGCACTTTTCATCATCAGGTACGGACTAAAGCCTGGCTATCTGGCAGCACTTTTACTAATGGCTTGCTGGGGCATATTTAACGGCTTTATCCACTACAGCCTAGATGGAACATTTGGTGGCTATCTTGACATCAAACAAGGTTTTGGCCTTGAAATTTTAGGTGCCCACACTCAGTTTTGGGTTATGGTTGTTGATTTTTGTGTGATCATATTTTTGGCTCTTATATTTTTGTTTAGCAAAAACTTAGGCCTTATAATGCAAAAAAGCTCAAATGGCGAATACGGCGACTTTCTAAGCTACTTGCCACTTGGCAAATTTGCAAATTTGGTCTTTATCGTGATCATACTTGCAAACTGCGTTCAAGCCTTTATAGCTTCTGGTCCACCACCATATCTAGGATCTAGCACACCACCTAGAATGAGCATCGATCCTTCAAAATGGTTCTGGGAAAAAGACCACTGGGATAGCTCACTTGACTTTAGATTTGACTGGAACCCTGAGCTTCCAGACCTAGTAAAGTAAGGAGTAAAAGATGAGAAAGATAATATTTTTTATCGCATTAGCAAGCCTTGCTTTTGGTTTTAGCTTTGACATGGATAGCAAAAATGGAGCTATCCAAAACATAAAAGAGTTAGGCCTTAAAGATACGCTCACTCTAAATTTGCAAAATGATAATGCAATAACTGGAGCTGACTACGATGAAGGCAAAAAGCAGTTCGCTCTTGTCTCAAACGACAATGAATTTTACATCGCAGATGAGAATTTAAAGCCTCTAAGTTATGCTAAGCACGACCGCCATTTTATAATGGAGATGGAAGCAACAGTCGGAGCTACTTGGTACAAAAAAGAGCTTGGCATGATAAGTTACAACAAGACTTTTGTCTTCTATGAGCCAGCTAGCAACCTTAGTAAAGATGAGCAAAATAGCCAGTGGAGGCACCTATTGGCTGGATATGACGCGTGGAAGCTAAATGACCTTGGTAACAAGGGCAGATTTTCTACCATTAGATCAAAACAGCAGTACATCTTAGGCTGGGACTACCTAGAAAGTGAGAATAAATTTTTCACAGCTAGCGTGCCAAATGACGTTAGAGACTACTGGAGTGTCGCTATATTTGACGGCGACGATAAGATGATCTTAGAAGAATTTGTACCAAAAGCTGGAGCAAATTTACAGCTAAAAGAGGGTAGAAATTTAAACAACTACTACATTACTGGCATTGACGTAGAGCCCGATGCGCTCTATCTTTTAAGCAAAAATTTCTCAACTATTTTAAAGTTAAATTTGACCACCAAAGAGATAGACGAGGCGTTTAGTTTTAGTGGGGTAAATAACCCAAGAGCATTAGCGATCAAAGATAATAAATTTTACATCTTCTCACGAGAAGGCAAAGAGAATAAAGTTTTTATCTTTGAGATGAAATAGCCATCAAATTTAAGGAGAAAACATGCAAAGACGTTCTTTCCTAAAAGGCACCGGAGCAGCTCTAGCAGCAGCTGGAACAGCTCCTAGTCTATTTGGTATGGAGCAATTTGAGGTGGATTTTAACCCAAAATCCTATAAGAACGAGGAAAATGTAGAGTACCACTACCTAACCTGTCCTAGAAACTGCCGTGATGCCTGTTCGATGATCGCTGAGATCAAAGACGGCAAAATGGTAAGCATAAAAGGCGATCCAAAACACCCTCTAACGCAAGGCACAGTCTGCGTCAAGGGTCACACCTACGCCATGCACCTATATAACGCCGACCGTATCATGCACCCTATGAAAAGAGTCGGCAAAAAGGGCGAAGGAAAATGGGAAAAGATAAGCTGGGATCAAGCCCTAAAAGAGATAGCCGCAAAGCTAACTGAGATAAAAGAGAAATTTGGCGGCGAGGCTTTGACTGAGTTTGTCTACTCTGGCAACGAAGGACATATCTCGAAAACTATCGCACCGGGAAATTTCTTTGAAAAATATGGAGCCACAAGGCTTGTTAGAAACCCTTGTGACTGGCCAAGATACGCGGGTACTCCTAGCGTTATAGGTACTGACTTCTCAAAAGATGCACTTGAGATCGATGAGAGTGATATGTACATTAGCTGGGGATCAAACGAAGCTTACACAGCCGTACACTGGATAAGATTTGCTCACCGCGTTAAAAAAAGAGGCGGAAAGATCATCGTTATAAATACGATAAGAATTCCTCTTGCAAACCAAGCTGATATGTTTATCCAGCTAAAACCATCTAGTGACCCTGCATTTTGTCTAGCGGTCTGTAAATTTTTAATAGAAGAAGATCTATATGATCATGAATTTGTAGAAAAATACACAACAGGCTTTGAAGATCTAGTGCACGAGTGCTCACTCTATACCTATGGCGAGCTATCTGAGATGTGCGGAGCAAGTGTGGATCAGATAAAAGTCTTTGCTAGAGAGTACGCTCACGCAAAAGCACCAGCTATCATGCACGGCGACGGCGGACAAAGACACTTTAACGGAGCAAGACTTGTTCGTGCGGTTACATTTTTACCAGTTTTAACTGGCGCCTTGACAAAGCTTGGTGGCGGACTATTTTGGGCATATGTGCATGTAAAAGGCTGCTTTAATTTCGACAACTGTATGCCAGACCTATCTCCAAAAGATAAAGATGGCAAAAAGATAGAAAGACAGCAAGTAAGCTATATAGAATTTGGTAAAGGCATACAAAAAGAAAATCCAACATATCTTGACAAGCCTATAAACACGGTCATTAGAGCATGTATCAACTACAACTCAAATTTAATGGTAACAGCGCCAAATACAAATTTGATCAAAAAACGCATAATGGACGATGACTTCTTCTTAGTTGTCCTTGATCCATATGATATCGATACTTGCGACTATGCTGACTATGTGCTACCTGGTGTTACATTTATGGAGAGTGAGGATATCCAAAACGACCAAATTTCTGGATATGTTTGTTACAACGCTCAAAGTGTAAAACCTCTTGGCGAAGCTAAGACAAATTTAGAGTTCTTCAACGCTCTTGCAAAAGCGATGGGCTATACAGAAGAGTGCTTTAACTGGGATAGCGAAACAGTTTGCAGACGCTTTTTGGATACAGAATTTGCCAAAAAACAAAACATCACCTATGAAAAACTAAAATCAGTCGGCTGGATCAAGCCATTTAGAACGCCTGAAACGATGAAAGATCAGTTCCCGTACTACCCTTATACACCAAAAGACAAACTAATATTTGGTACAAAGAGTGGAAAATGCGAGCTTTACTCACAAACCTTTAAAGACGCAGGATATCATCCAGTAATAGACCTTGAAACTGACTGGGACTACTATGAAAAGAGCAATAAATTTGGAAAAGACTATCTCAAAAAATATCCGCTTTATTTCATGACGCCAGGTACTCAGCTCCAAGACAACTCAAACTGGGGCAATATGCCTTATATCCTAAAAAGGGTTATCGTTAAAGGCAATGCTGAGTTATTTATGACACGTGAAGATATGGAGGCTCGCGGTATCAAAAACGGAGACACAGTTGAGGCAACAAATGAAAAGGGAACAGCCGTCTTTACAGCAGTCGAGACAAATCAAATGAACCCAGGCATAGTCTATGCGTGGAACAACATCTGGGTAAAAGTGACTAAATCAAGAACTGGGGCAAATATACTTTGCTCTGATGGCGTTAGTGACCTAGGAAATGGCTCAACCTATACAGCTAGCTTTTGTGAAGTAAAAAAAGCAGCTAAACAAGAGATGTAAAGGGGTCTAAGATGAAAAGAAAACAAGGTTTTTTATTTGATTATAACTTTTGTATAGGCTGCAAGGCTTGTGAAATTTCATGTCAAGTCTATCACAACCAAGATCCAGATATAAACTGGAGACATGTTGATGGTCTTATGATACATGAAGATGGCATAGAAAAAGAGATCTTTATAACTCACTCTTGCCATCACTGCGACGAGCCAGCCTGTATGGATGTCTGCCCAGTTGGGGCTTATATCAAGCTAGAAAATGGCGTCGTACAGCCACTTCATGATAAGTGCATAGGCTGTGGATACTGCTTGATGGCTTGCCCTTACGGCTCTATCACAAAAGGCAAAGATGGCAAGGCTCAAAAGTGCAATCTCTGCGCTGAAAAACTTGAGCGTGGCGAAGAACCAGCTTGTGTGGCGGGCTGTCCATGTGGAGTACTAAAACTAGTTGATAGCAACGTCAGCGATAGCGCTGGTATGCAAAAAGAGATGCCAGGCTTTAAGCACTTCTTTACCAAGCCAAATATCCGCTTTTATCCAAGAATGAAGCGAAATGAATTCATACACTAAAGAGTAAAAGATGGATAAGGTCAAAGAAAAGCTTAGTGTTAGCCTTAGTGTTGAAGACTTTTTAAGGCGATTTTTCTTAGTGGAGCTTAGAGAGCAAAATTTAGATGAGCTCATAAGCCTAAGCCTTAATTTTAGTGATAAATTTAAAAATCACGACTTCATACTTTGGCTAAATAAGTGTAAAGATGATCTAAATTTGCTAGACGAGCTAAGATATGAATTTAATAGGCTTTTTGTAGGGCCAAGACACCCAAAAGCTGAGCCATATGAGTCGGTTTATTTTGATTATAAAACGATGTTTGGCGAGAAGACTATGCAGGTACGAAGCTTTTATGAAAGCTCTGGACTAAAGCTTAGTAAAGAGCAGTTTGATAAATTTCCAGATGACTTCATCGGATACGAGCTGCAATACCTTTACTTTCTAAGTTTCAATGCCTTACAAGCAGACGAAAAAGAGAAAATGGATGAAATTTTACATAAAAAATATGACTTCATCCGCACTCATCCGTTTGAGTGGTTTTATAAATTTAGCTCTCGCTGTAAGGAAGCTACAAATTTAGAAGCTTATGTGAGCTTTGCTGATTTTTTAAATTTATATCTTGAAAACGAGATAGAGCAATCAAGAGCTCTTCTAACTTTTAAGAGTTAAAGGATAGATAATGGAACAAACAACTTGGGGATGGCTCATAGTCATCTATCTATTTTTGGGCGGTTTAGGCGCCGGGGCATTTTTGTGCTCGGCTTTGGCTTATAAGGGCTTTTTGGGCTCGTTAAACGAGAGATTTTATAAATTCGGCTTTCTGCTAGCACCCGTTGCGGTAATAATAGGAACTGCGCTTTTGCTATTTGACTTGGCACCGAGCGCCGCGATAAATCCTCTTAAAATTTTACAGCTCTATACGCGCCCGGTTTCGATGATGAGCATAGGTACGTATCTACTTACGTTTTTCATCGTAGTCAGCGTTTTGGTGCTTTTGCAGATCAAGAAGAGTGGTAAAATTTGCGATATGATGCTCACGCTCGGAGCTATTTTGGCGCTTGGAGTGATGGGATATACGGGGCTGCTGCTTTACGTCGTAAAGGCGATCCCGCTTTGGGCAAGCGTGTGGCTGCCGATTTTATTTACGATATCCGCGATCTCTACAGGGCTTAGCGCAAATGCCGCCGCTACGCTAAATGCGGGGCACGGGCTAAGCCACTGCGCGCATAAATTTCACGTCGTTTTAGTCGCACTTGAGATTGTTGCGGTGCTAGCGCTATTTGCTAGCGTGAGAAGCGAGGCTGCGGGCATGGCTAGCGTGACTAAGATAGTCAGCGGCTCGCTTGCGCCGATGTTTTGGATAGGCTTTGTCGTGTTTGGGCTTGCTTTGCCGCTGCTAGGCGGAAGCAAATTTATGCTTCGCAGCTGCAGCGTGAATGCGGACGGCAGTGTCTGCGCGCACGGTGGCGAGGAGGTAAAAAGCTGTGTTTATAACGAATACGGCGTGCTTGTGGGCGGCTTTTGCCTAAGAGCATTTATCGTACTCGGCGCGGTATATATATTTTAGTTTCTCCCTTTTTCTGATACTTGGGTCGGATGAAAGTCCGACCTTTTTAAATTTAGCTTTAAAATGCAATTTCAGATGGATTGCTAAAAGCGACGTAGCGTTAAGCGACTCTTGATTTTAAATAGGCCACCTGAAAATTATTGATAAGCTATTTTTATTTATAAATTACTCTAATTTTTTCAGCGAAACTTTCTGATATATGGAACTCACTAGATTTAATATGTTTTAACGCTTGAAATGGCTTACCTGATTTGCCGCAATTATATCCAAGCTCCTGCTCAATATCGTTTACAAGCTCTACAGATAAGCCTAGTTCATTATTTATTTCATCTAAAATTGCTTTGGTTGCAGAATCTGCCGCACCTATTGCTTGCTCTGATTTATTTTCTTGATGATCTTTGTCATATACCGAAACGTATGGAATCTTAAATTTGT from Campylobacter concisus encodes:
- the nrfD gene encoding NrfD/PsrC family molybdoenzyme membrane anchor subunit is translated as MEQTTWGWLIVIYLFLGGLGAGAFLCSALAYKGFLGSLNERFYKFGFLLAPVAVIIGTALLLFDLAPSAAINPLKILQLYTRPVSMMSIGTYLLTFFIVVSVLVLLQIKKSGKICDMMLTLGAILALGVMGYTGLLLYVVKAIPLWASVWLPILFTISAISTGLSANAAATLNAGHGLSHCAHKFHVVLVALEIVAVLALFASVRSEAAGMASVTKIVSGSLAPMFWIGFVVFGLALPLLGGSKFMLRSCSVNADGSVCAHGGEEVKSCVYNEYGVLVGGFCLRAFIVLGAVYIF
- a CDS encoding disulfide bond formation protein B; the protein is MQTKQNEIPANEQGFFNLMSLAITALVALPVGIACLVLGFGLGDNPCIMCWAERITMIAISLIALFIIRYGLKPGYLAALLLMACWGIFNGFIHYSLDGTFGGYLDIKQGFGLEILGAHTQFWVMVVDFCVIIFLALIFLFSKNLGLIMQKSSNGEYGDFLSYLPLGKFANLVFIVIILANCVQAFIASGPPPYLGSSTPPRMSIDPSKWFWEKDHWDSSLDFRFDWNPELPDLVK
- a CDS encoding molecular chaperone, translating into MDKVKEKLSVSLSVEDFLRRFFLVELREQNLDELISLSLNFSDKFKNHDFILWLNKCKDDLNLLDELRYEFNRLFVGPRHPKAEPYESVYFDYKTMFGEKTMQVRSFYESSGLKLSKEQFDKFPDDFIGYELQYLYFLSFNALQADEKEKMDEILHKKYDFIRTHPFEWFYKFSSRCKEATNLEAYVSFADFLNLYLENEIEQSRALLTFKS
- a CDS encoding molybdopterin-dependent oxidoreductase, which gives rise to MQRRSFLKGTGAALAAAGTAPSLFGMEQFEVDFNPKSYKNEENVEYHYLTCPRNCRDACSMIAEIKDGKMVSIKGDPKHPLTQGTVCVKGHTYAMHLYNADRIMHPMKRVGKKGEGKWEKISWDQALKEIAAKLTEIKEKFGGEALTEFVYSGNEGHISKTIAPGNFFEKYGATRLVRNPCDWPRYAGTPSVIGTDFSKDALEIDESDMYISWGSNEAYTAVHWIRFAHRVKKRGGKIIVINTIRIPLANQADMFIQLKPSSDPAFCLAVCKFLIEEDLYDHEFVEKYTTGFEDLVHECSLYTYGELSEMCGASVDQIKVFAREYAHAKAPAIMHGDGGQRHFNGARLVRAVTFLPVLTGALTKLGGGLFWAYVHVKGCFNFDNCMPDLSPKDKDGKKIERQQVSYIEFGKGIQKENPTYLDKPINTVIRACINYNSNLMVTAPNTNLIKKRIMDDDFFLVVLDPYDIDTCDYADYVLPGVTFMESEDIQNDQISGYVCYNAQSVKPLGEAKTNLEFFNALAKAMGYTEECFNWDSETVCRRFLDTEFAKKQNITYEKLKSVGWIKPFRTPETMKDQFPYYPYTPKDKLIFGTKSGKCELYSQTFKDAGYHPVIDLETDWDYYEKSNKFGKDYLKKYPLYFMTPGTQLQDNSNWGNMPYILKRVIVKGNAELFMTREDMEARGIKNGDTVEATNEKGTAVFTAVETNQMNPGIVYAWNNIWVKVTKSRTGANILCSDGVSDLGNGSTYTASFCEVKKAAKQEM
- a CDS encoding 4Fe-4S dicluster domain-containing protein; translated protein: MKRKQGFLFDYNFCIGCKACEISCQVYHNQDPDINWRHVDGLMIHEDGIEKEIFITHSCHHCDEPACMDVCPVGAYIKLENGVVQPLHDKCIGCGYCLMACPYGSITKGKDGKAQKCNLCAEKLERGEEPACVAGCPCGVLKLVDSNVSDSAGMQKEMPGFKHFFTKPNIRFYPRMKRNEFIH